A single window of Pseudoduganella plicata DNA harbors:
- a CDS encoding GGDEF domain-containing protein has product MTHTLKGKPAAPAATEFASDLAAENGQLRARMAYMIEQAERNHAIMMRHQAFDLEIVGAGSFPELIGSIFRSLPAISELDSVTLSLIDEDADIRTVMEKLGVDFAAFPDLLFEPGIDGLGFDTGTRHTLAPPPKPILGMFDPVRHARQFPAPGVRLQSVAIVPLLRNKRIIGSLNLGSADPARFTPSLGTDFIEHMASIIAICLENVISNEMLKYIGLTDSLTGVYNRRYIDRRLLEEIARARRQNYAISFMYIDIDHFKRVNDTVGHQGGDEVLREVAGRIKAELRVSDALARFGGEEFVVLLIDADLDSAAFVAERIRASIAASMIGIAQGVQLSITGSIGVACLDKAGEGTAEAAALELVAHADEALYLAKSGGRNRVMRYAGT; this is encoded by the coding sequence ATGACGCACACGTTGAAGGGAAAGCCGGCCGCGCCGGCAGCCACGGAATTTGCCAGCGACCTCGCGGCCGAAAACGGCCAGCTGCGCGCCCGCATGGCGTACATGATCGAGCAGGCCGAGCGCAACCACGCCATCATGATGCGGCACCAGGCATTCGACCTGGAGATTGTCGGCGCCGGCAGTTTTCCTGAACTGATCGGCAGCATCTTCCGCTCGCTGCCGGCCATCTCGGAACTGGACAGCGTGACGTTATCGCTGATCGACGAGGATGCCGACATCCGGACCGTCATGGAAAAGCTGGGTGTCGATTTCGCCGCGTTTCCCGACCTGCTGTTCGAGCCGGGTATCGACGGGCTGGGTTTTGACACGGGCACGCGCCATACGCTGGCGCCGCCACCGAAACCGATACTGGGCATGTTCGATCCGGTGCGCCATGCGCGCCAGTTCCCGGCACCGGGCGTGCGCCTGCAAAGCGTGGCCATCGTGCCGCTGCTGCGCAACAAGCGCATCATCGGCAGCCTGAACCTGGGCAGCGCCGATCCGGCGCGTTTCACCCCCAGCCTGGGCACGGACTTCATCGAGCACATGGCATCGATCATCGCGATCTGCCTGGAAAACGTCATCAGCAACGAGATGCTGAAGTACATCGGGCTGACCGACTCGCTGACGGGCGTCTACAACCGCCGCTACATCGACCGGCGCCTGCTGGAAGAGATCGCGCGGGCGCGCCGGCAGAACTACGCCATCTCGTTCATGTACATCGACATCGACCACTTCAAGCGCGTCAACGACACCGTCGGCCACCAGGGTGGCGACGAAGTGCTGCGCGAAGTGGCAGGGCGCATCAAGGCCGAACTGCGCGTGTCCGACGCGCTGGCCCGCTTCGGCGGCGAGGAATTCGTCGTGCTGCTGATCGACGCGGACCTGGACAGCGCGGCCTTTGTCGCCGAACGCATCCGTGCCAGCATCGCCGCCAGCATGATCGGCATCGCACAAGGCGTGCAGCTGTCCATTACAGGGTCGATCGGCGTGGCGTGCCTGGACAAAGCCGGCGAAGGCACGGCCGAAGCGGCCGCGCTGGAACTGGTGGCCCATGCCGACGAGGCGCTGTATCTGGCCAAGTCGGGCGGGCGCAACCGCGTCATGCGGTATGCCGGTACGTAG
- a CDS encoding SEL1-like repeat protein produces the protein MPVRRARPTSAVAQGALARVYEQGKAVPQDYRKAAALYRESAKGGNPEAKTALARLAEKILADGAAPAAGQ, from the coding sequence ATGCCGGTACGTAGAGCGCGGCCAACATCCGCGGTGGCGCAAGGGGCGCTGGCACGCGTCTACGAACAAGGCAAGGCCGTGCCGCAGGATTACCGCAAGGCCGCGGCGCTATACCGCGAGTCCGCGAAGGGCGGCAATCCTGAAGCGAAAACGGCACTGGCGCGGCTTGCCGAAAAAATACTGGCGGACGGCGCAGCGCCGGCGGCAGGCCAATAA
- a CDS encoding Dyp-type peroxidase, translating into MSILDKVKALVHHEAPAPALELHDIQATILFDRPDPYFGTHVLLRFDSAAGGRALLARLAPHVRSAADAADNAEAWIAVALSHAGLRALDLDAALLDSFPAAFRDGMAQRAERLQDYGPNAPETWEAPYGSGQLHLAVSIFAPDETSWRAAMVTAHEQFAGIAGVTVLGSHDFGAQPDSRNSFGYRDNIGNPAVEGGTAPTWPGQGRPVKAGEFILGYPGEAGVPLAQPGPVQDSIGRNGTYVVLRKYHTDVAAFNRFLREHGGDAHGQELLAAKLVGRWRSGAPLALAPERDDPELGADRQRNNDFTYSKDQEGLRVPHGCHMRRMNPRDSKLAILTDVNLHRLIRRSTTFGPPYRPDLFEDDGAERGLFFIGLSAKAPETMEFMQQEWINHGNFIDLADERDPIVGQQPDGATFTLPERPVRRRIHGIQSFCTLRGGEYLFMPGLRALRRLAGNQA; encoded by the coding sequence ATGTCGATTCTTGATAAGGTCAAGGCGCTCGTCCACCACGAGGCGCCCGCGCCCGCGCTCGAGCTGCACGATATCCAGGCCACGATCCTGTTCGACCGGCCCGACCCGTATTTCGGCACCCACGTGCTGCTGCGCTTTGACAGCGCCGCCGGCGGACGTGCGCTGCTGGCGCGCCTGGCGCCGCACGTGCGCAGCGCCGCCGATGCCGCCGATAACGCGGAAGCATGGATTGCCGTCGCATTGAGCCACGCCGGCCTGCGCGCGCTGGATCTCGATGCGGCACTGCTGGACAGCTTCCCGGCCGCGTTCCGCGACGGCATGGCGCAGCGCGCCGAGCGCCTGCAGGACTACGGTCCGAATGCGCCGGAAACGTGGGAAGCGCCGTATGGCAGCGGCCAGTTGCACCTGGCCGTGTCGATCTTCGCGCCGGACGAAACCTCGTGGCGCGCGGCGATGGTGACGGCGCACGAACAGTTCGCCGGTATCGCCGGCGTAACGGTGCTGGGATCCCACGACTTCGGCGCGCAGCCCGACAGCCGCAACTCGTTCGGCTACCGCGACAACATCGGCAACCCGGCCGTCGAAGGCGGCACGGCGCCCACGTGGCCGGGCCAGGGCCGGCCCGTCAAGGCGGGCGAATTCATCCTCGGCTATCCGGGCGAGGCGGGCGTGCCGCTGGCGCAGCCGGGACCGGTGCAAGACTCCATCGGCCGCAACGGGACATACGTCGTGCTGCGCAAATATCACACGGACGTGGCGGCCTTCAACCGCTTCCTGCGCGAGCACGGTGGCGATGCCCACGGCCAGGAACTGCTCGCGGCCAAGCTGGTGGGGCGGTGGCGCAGCGGCGCGCCGCTGGCGCTCGCGCCCGAGCGGGACGATCCAGAGCTGGGCGCGGACCGCCAGCGCAACAACGACTTCACGTATTCAAAGGATCAGGAGGGTCTGCGGGTGCCGCACGGTTGCCACATGCGGCGCATGAACCCGCGCGACAGCAAGCTGGCCATCCTGACGGACGTGAACCTGCACCGCCTGATCCGGCGCAGCACGACGTTCGGCCCGCCCTACCGCCCCGACCTGTTCGAGGACGACGGCGCCGAACGGGGCCTGTTCTTCATCGGCCTGTCCGCCAAGGCGCCGGAAACGATGGAATTCATGCAGCAGGAGTGGATCAACCACGGCAACTTCATCGACTTGGCCGACGAGCGCGACCCGATCGTCGGCCAGCAGCCGGACGGCGCCACGTTCACGCTGCCGGAACGCCCCGTGCGCCGACGCATCCACGGCATCCAGAGCTTCTGCACCCTGCGCGGCGGCGAGTATCTGTTCATGCCGGGGTTGCGGGCGTTGCGGCGGCTGGCGGGCAATCAGGCTTAG
- a CDS encoding catalase family protein — MSHATETYVRYTNGLEVKQANEDAIIDAIVESMLRVNRKVFDKHRHATRDAHAKCHGVLKGRLDVYDKLPEPLRQGVFATPATHPVVLRLSTAPGDLHSDRIPAPRGMALKLLDVPGPQLLPGRTATTQDFLLVNHPVIAFGHAAAYLKTQQLLEKHADDPDMVRKILAALAHGGSKALHLLGIENPTIDTLGAPNHHILGETFYSMAAIRYGDYVAKVCAAPLSDNVRALTGQPLRDDAGDSELRDLVVDFFRTQGGEYELRVQLCTDIEKMPIEDASVRWDEDASPYLPVAKLTIPPQEAYSPARRVFADDVLSFNPWQGIEAHRPLGSIMRARIRAYETSTRFRHEMNAQPRIEIDDLAQVPD, encoded by the coding sequence ATGAGTCACGCCACCGAGACTTATGTACGCTACACCAACGGCCTGGAAGTCAAACAGGCCAATGAAGACGCCATCATCGATGCCATTGTCGAATCGATGCTGCGCGTGAACCGCAAGGTATTCGACAAACACCGGCACGCCACCCGCGATGCCCACGCCAAGTGCCACGGCGTGCTGAAAGGCCGGCTCGACGTCTACGACAAGCTCCCCGAGCCGCTGCGCCAGGGCGTCTTCGCGACGCCGGCCACCCACCCCGTCGTGCTGCGGCTGTCCACCGCGCCGGGCGACCTGCACAGCGACCGCATTCCCGCCCCGCGCGGCATGGCGCTGAAACTGCTGGACGTGCCGGGCCCGCAGCTGCTGCCGGGCCGCACGGCCACCACGCAGGACTTCCTGCTCGTGAACCACCCCGTCATCGCGTTCGGCCACGCGGCCGCCTACCTCAAAACCCAGCAACTGCTGGAGAAGCACGCCGACGATCCTGACATGGTGCGCAAGATACTGGCCGCGCTGGCCCATGGCGGCAGCAAGGCGCTGCACCTGCTCGGCATCGAGAACCCCACCATCGACACGCTGGGCGCGCCGAACCACCATATCCTGGGCGAGACGTTCTACAGCATGGCCGCGATCCGCTACGGCGACTACGTGGCCAAGGTGTGCGCGGCGCCGCTGTCGGACAACGTGCGCGCCCTGACCGGCCAGCCGCTGCGCGACGATGCCGGCGACTCGGAGCTGCGCGACCTTGTTGTGGATTTCTTCCGCACCCAGGGCGGCGAATACGAGCTGCGCGTGCAGCTGTGTACCGATATCGAAAAAATGCCAATCGAGGACGCGTCGGTACGCTGGGACGAAGACGCGTCGCCCTACCTGCCCGTCGCAAAACTGACGATCCCGCCGCAGGAGGCATACAGCCCTGCGCGCCGCGTGTTTGCCGACGACGTACTGTCGTTTAATCCATGGCAGGGCATCGAGGCGCATCGCCCGCTCGGCTCCATCATGCGCGCCCGCATCCGCGCTTACGAAACCTCGACCCGCTTCCGCCACGAGATGAACGCGCAGCCGCGCATCGAGATCGACGACCTGGCGCAAGTGCCCGACTGA
- a CDS encoding PEP-CTERM sorting domain-containing protein, with protein MSLTNPTLAIYTELLPVPEPATRAMLLAGVGMVAVARRRRRH; from the coding sequence ATGTCCCTGACCAATCCGACGCTGGCGATCTATACCGAACTGTTGCCTGTGCCGGAACCGGCGACCCGGGCCATGCTTCTTGCCGGTGTCGGGATGGTGGCCGTGGCCCGTCGTCGGCGTCGGCATTGA